In Fusarium poae strain DAOMC 252244 chromosome Unknown contig_2, whole genome shotgun sequence, a single genomic region encodes these proteins:
- a CDS encoding uncharacterized protein (TransMembrane:5 (o6-26i38-56o62-83i95-113o119-136i)) produces the protein MDDAALPDIVDTILCLVHSLTTLKLARPLLRGNKTTRAAYQAPAIIRPVLAVVTVIRKDPWMHGAVVKLLHAFLYTRFLIFASKRIRLTKVQSQATIYAQSVFLGAILAIESSGLPGGVAVYIASVGFVMVLNRFVSNHLCRSPEAVKSSPLFDQLLARSFLWIGPADLNSIKAHQPSALASSADDEYANDNAAGEDQNFFQTLKLLKRY, from the exons ATGGATGACGCCGCGCTGCCAGATATCGTGGACACAATCCTGTGTCTGGTCCACTCTCTGACAACCCTGAAGCTTGCCAGGCCGTTATTGAGGGGCAATAAAACTACAAGGGCGGCTTATCAGGCGCCCGCCATCATACGACCGGTACTCGCGGTTGTCACGGTCATTCGCAAGGATCCTTGGATGCATGGAGCTGTCGTCAAACTACTACATGCTTTTCTGTACACCAGGTTTCTCATCTTCGCCTCTAAGAGAATCAGGTTGACGAAGGTTCAATCTCAAGCCACAATATACGCCCAGTCTGTCTTCCTAGGTGCTATCTTGGCTATAGAGTCATCTGGGCTGCCTGGAGGGGTGGCAGTCTACATTGCCTCGGTTGGTTTCGTAATGGTCCTGAATCGATTTGTATCCAACCATTTATGTCG ATCACCAGAAGCAGTAAAGTCTTCCCCGCTATTTGATCAACTTTTAGCACGATCTTTCTTGTGGATTGGACCGGCTGATCTTAACAGCATCAAGGCTCATCAACCTTCAGCACTTGCATCCTCTGCAGACGATGAATATGCCAATGACAATGCCGCTGGCGAAGACCAAAACTTCTTCCAAACTCTCAAGTTATTGAAGCGATATTAG